The Pectinophora gossypiella chromosome 15, ilPecGoss1.1, whole genome shotgun sequence genome has a window encoding:
- the LOC126373107 gene encoding uncharacterized protein LOC126373107, which produces MMIPSHSHSYKYPHHKRTTSSHGDLCTRRHTVSKAVALAAGTRRKPITREITVMESKRKSKKRRPKGKDKNETCNRKNTTKSIEMDTEEKRPQRTNKASMKMFEDNVSSRQSTPDPFSDDGEYGSDEEYDPASDDSDSSVVSDLEFCCRRTKPSLGSRSESEAGTDNDDDNETDSFSEASSNSSIFDSHRRHRLALKRSHSTTSNNGTNKPKTKQAKVKHADDSADTISLHSETLRNNLGDIKVLEISSLLPDPTEIENMSICTRNDSPASPPPPDPVEAERNDSPASPPPPDPVEAERNDSPASPPPPNPVEAERNNSPRASLMPSRSEDAQRNNPTGIPEEGNVRQSGNDIEAPNDWETTKADIPLFEFDALSAGAQFNVGPGTTVLDVFHKTFPPNIIDYIVTCTNAYGKALCLSKRPATRNTRHYNFKDTNQEEVRKFLGLCLLMGQIKIPQKRKHFTYSDPLYYHPIFSFIMSARRFEQILRCLCASDLTAKGKEKILNFIEMLCKNFIDCYKPYRDLSLDESLLLFRGRLSFRQYIKSKKARYGIKFYELTSSDGYVLNLMMYAGKDAENEVQKEKKTEKLVLHLMKPYLLKGQKEKNNKNKHNL; this is translated from the exons atgATGATTCCCAGTCACTCACACAGttacaagtacccacaccacaaaCGCACAACGTCATCACACGGTGACCTTTGTACGCGCCGCCATACTGTCAGTAAGGCTGTTGCGCTCGCAGCGGGAACACGACGCAAACCAATTACGCGCGAAATCACCGTC atgGAAAGTAAGaggaaatctaaaaaaagaCGACCCAAAGGAAAAGACAAAAATGAGACCTGCAATAGAAAAAATACGACGAAATCTATTGAAATGGACAcg GAGGAGAAACGACCACAACGGACGAACAAAGCTTCAATGAAAATGTTTGAAGATAATGTCTCGTCACGGCAAAGTACACCAGACCCATTTAGCGACGATGGAGAGTATGGCTCCGATGAAGAATATGATCCTGCCTCTGACGATTCAGACAGCAGTGTTGTTAGTGATTTGGAATTTTGTTGCAGACGCACTAAACCATCGTTGGGGAGCAGGTCTGAGTCTGAAGCTGGTACAGATAATGACGATGATAACGAAACCGATTCGTTTTCGGAAGCTTCAAGTAATAGCAGTATTTTTGACTCTCATCGCCGCCACCGTTTAGCTCTTAAACGTTCCCATTCAACCACTTCAAACAATGGCACAAACAAACCTAAAACAAAACAGGCGAAAGTTAAACATGCTGATGACAGTGCAGACACCATTTCTTTGCATTCAGAAACTTTAAGGAACAACTTGGGTGATATAAAAGTTTTAGAAATCTCATCTTTGCTTCCTGACCCGACAGAAATAGAAAATATGTCAATTTGTACgagaaatgactcacctgcgtcgccgccgccaccggatccggttgaagctgaaagaaatgactcacctgcatcgccgccgccaccggatccggttgaagctgaaagaaatgactcacctgcgtcgccgccgccaccgaatccggttgaagctgaaagaaataacTCGCCCCGTGCGTCACTAATGCCATCAAGATCTGAAGATGCCCAAAGAAATAATCCGACCGGAATCCCGGAAGAGGGTAATGTTAGACAGTCTGGTAACGACATTGAAGCTCCAAATGACTGGGAAACTACAAAAGCGGATATACcgttatttgaatttgatgccCTTTCTGCGGGTGCTCAATTTAATGTCGGTCCAGGTACGACGGTCTTAGATGTTTTTCATAAAACGTTCCCACCTAATATTATTGACTATATTGTAACATGCACTAACGCCTATGGAAAAGCACTTTGTTTGTCAAAAAGACCAGCAACCAGGAATACACGTCATTACAATTTTAAAGACACAAACCAAGAAGAAGTCCGTAAGTTTCTCGGTTTGTGTTTGCTTAtgggtcaaataaaaattccccAAAAACGAAAGCATTTTACATACAGTGATCCACTGTATTACCAcccaatattttcttttataatgtcaGCAAGAAGATTCGAACAAATTCTAAGATGCCTATGTGCATCAGATTTAACAgcaaaaggaaaagaaaaaattttgaattttattgaaATGCTATGTAAGAACTTCATAGATTGTTATAAGCCATACAGAGATCTCAGTTTGGATGAATCTCTGCTCTTATTCCGGGGTCGACTATCATTCCGGCAAtacataaaaagcaaaaaagccCGTTATGGCATAAAATTCTACGAACTGACATCATCAGATGgttatgttctaaatttaatgATGTATGCCGGAAAAGACGCTGAAAACGAGGttcagaaagaaaaaaaaaccgaaaagcTTGTGCTTCATCTCATGAAACCATATTTGCTCAAAGGACAAAaggagaaaaataataaaaacaaacataacctttag
- the LOC126373452 gene encoding elongation of very long chain fatty acids protein AAEL008004-like, translating into MTSFSQSILKGYRILLADEYADPRTKDWFLVSSPVPLFVILASYLYFCTQIGPRYMESRKPYELKNLLIVYNAAQVILSAYMVWEGCAVWSTYNWYCEPLDYSQNPVTLRMNNICWVYYMAKITELLDTVFFVLRKKDNQITVLHLFHHTLMPTVTFFGLRYVPTGHGTLFGLINSFVHVIMYSYYLVAGLGPEYQKYLWWKKHLTGLQLVQFVIIFLHNIIPLFTDCGYKKFLHAPILIFSSTFIYMFGNFYVQSYLKKTKTENSNGKNKLH; encoded by the exons ATGACATCTTTCAGTCAGAGCATATTGAAAGGATACAGGATCTTGTTAGCAGATGAATATGCTG ATCCCCGCACGAAAGACTGGTTCCTCGTATCTAGTCCTGTCCCTCTATTCGTCATTTTAGCGAGTTATCTGTACTTCTGCACACAGATTGGACCCCGGTATATGGAGAGTAGAAAACCTTACGAACTGAAGAACCTACTCATCGTATATAATGCAGCACAAGTGATCCTTAGCGCATATATGGTTTGGGAG GGTTGTGCGGTGTGGTCTACTTACAATTGGTATTGTGAGCCTCTGGACTACTCTCAGAATCCTGTAACATTAAGA ATGAATAACATATGTTGGGTATACTACATGGCGAAAATAACTGAACTGTTAGATACAGTGTTCTTTGTATTACGGAAAAAAGACAACCAAATAACTGTCCTACATTTGTTCCATCATACTTTAATGCCTACAGTCACCTTTTTCGGGTTGAGATACGTCCCAA CTGGCCACGGCACATTATTCGGATTGATCAACTCGTTCGTGCATGTCATTATGTACTCTTACTACCTGGTCGCGGGCTTGGGGCCTGAGTACCAGAAGTATTTGTGGTGGAAGAAACACCTAACTGGCTTACAACTG GTTCAGTTCGTGATAATCTTCCTTCACAATATTATCCCATTGTTTACTGACTGCGGGTATAAGAAATTCCTACATGCTCCGATTCTGATATTCTCTTCCACCTTTATCTATATGTTCGGCAACTTCTACGTCCAATCCTATCTCAAGAAAACTAAAACAGAAAATTCTAATGGAAAGAACAAGCTACATTAA